In the Hyalangium gracile genome, one interval contains:
- a CDS encoding DoxX family protein, whose translation MIAATLTEQPGILKSAALLPPRLSLGSTMLFHGYSKLTKEGVQQHSPMFEQMGFKPGRPWVVALGLTEVVSGVSAILGVATRLTALAVLVTQAVAIGKVHASKGFSNQEGGYEFNLALVGTALTLLLRGPGSLSVHSVLESRVKRRELRRFKLLPRQRKSSRLLDLLG comes from the coding sequence ATGATCGCGGCCACCCTGACCGAGCAGCCTGGCATCCTCAAGTCCGCGGCGCTGCTGCCACCGCGGCTGTCCCTGGGCTCCACCATGCTGTTCCACGGGTACAGCAAGCTGACGAAGGAGGGAGTCCAGCAGCACTCCCCCATGTTCGAGCAGATGGGCTTCAAGCCAGGCCGGCCCTGGGTGGTCGCCCTGGGGCTCACCGAGGTGGTCTCCGGAGTGAGCGCCATCCTGGGCGTGGCCACGCGCCTCACCGCGCTGGCGGTGCTCGTGACGCAGGCGGTGGCCATCGGCAAGGTGCATGCCTCCAAGGGCTTCAGCAACCAGGAGGGCGGCTACGAGTTCAACCTGGCCCTGGTGGGCACGGCGCTCACGCTCCTGCTGCGCGGCCCCGGCAGCCTCTCGGTGCACAGCGTCCTGGAGAGCCGCGTGAAGCGCCGCGAGCTGCGCCGCTTCAAGCTGCTGCCCCGCCAGCGCAAGAGCTCCCGGCTGCTGGATCTGCTGGGCTGA